In Stigmatella aurantiaca, one DNA window encodes the following:
- a CDS encoding PilZ domain-containing protein, which produces MVEKRRYRRFKQQYTVRFGTEDLSESGFTGDISKGGAFIVTNHLVPLDTRIHVQVHLDPKNFVMFEAVVQRHRLVPPELRDEEQDGFGVRFLYPGEVVADLVHTGNPTFELHFSSPEQLQCFHDRELTQGRLFIATDKVLRIQEKVLLSLCLDFARATVEHEATVVHITLAHGEGTHPGVTVMLADPDELKARIRPVLSQPSQ; this is translated from the coding sequence ATGGTGGAGAAGCGGAGATACCGGAGGTTCAAGCAGCAGTACACGGTTCGTTTCGGTACGGAGGACCTCTCGGAGTCCGGTTTCACCGGGGACATCTCCAAGGGCGGTGCCTTCATCGTCACGAACCACCTGGTACCGCTCGATACGCGCATCCACGTCCAGGTGCACCTGGATCCGAAGAACTTCGTGATGTTCGAGGCCGTGGTGCAGCGCCACCGGCTGGTCCCCCCGGAGCTCCGGGACGAGGAGCAGGACGGCTTCGGCGTGCGCTTCCTCTACCCGGGCGAGGTGGTGGCGGACCTGGTGCACACGGGCAACCCCACCTTCGAGCTGCACTTCTCCAGCCCCGAGCAGCTCCAGTGCTTTCATGACCGGGAGCTGACGCAGGGCCGCCTCTTCATCGCCACCGACAAGGTGTTGCGCATCCAGGAGAAGGTGCTGCTGTCGCTCTGCCTGGACTTCGCCCGCGCCACCGTCGAGCACGAGGCCACGGTGGTCCACATCACCCTGGCCCACGGCGAGGGTACCCACCCGGGCGTCACCGTCATGTTAGCCGATCCGGATGAGCTGAAGGCGCGCATCCGGCCCGTGCTGAGCCAGCCCTCCCAGTAA
- a CDS encoding NYN domain-containing protein codes for MDSKNESRIALFLDFENLVTNTGISSAGFDLQPSMDRLLEKGKVVFRRAYCDWSRFADAKGRLHEYGVELVDVPPSTRAGKNGADMRLVIDALELCYAREHIDTFVIASGDSDFCPLAYKLRENGRTVIGLAVKESTSPLFVKACDEFLYLRPKQTTPRGEKEKRGGEESPRGSRSGRHAEGKGSKAAEKEAAAKATPKVPDIARKVVQRLLGSAAGPINPSLIKETIVRKEPDFDERDHGFPTFARLLEAMEQEGILKRQQQGRQWYVVSPETPEARPSSSRRSREARETKQEEEVEDEELESYPDPEDSEG; via the coding sequence TTGGATTCCAAAAACGAAAGCCGCATCGCCCTCTTCCTCGACTTCGAGAACCTCGTCACCAACACCGGCATCAGCTCCGCGGGGTTCGACCTGCAGCCCTCCATGGACCGGCTGCTGGAGAAGGGCAAGGTGGTCTTCCGCCGGGCCTACTGTGACTGGTCCCGCTTCGCGGACGCCAAGGGGCGGCTGCACGAGTACGGCGTGGAGCTGGTGGACGTGCCCCCCTCCACGCGGGCGGGCAAGAACGGGGCGGACATGCGCCTCGTCATCGACGCGCTGGAGCTGTGCTACGCGCGCGAACATATCGACACCTTCGTCATCGCCTCGGGCGACAGCGACTTCTGTCCGCTGGCGTACAAGCTGCGCGAGAACGGCCGCACCGTCATCGGTCTGGCGGTGAAGGAGTCCACCTCGCCCCTGTTCGTGAAGGCCTGTGACGAGTTCCTCTACCTGCGCCCGAAGCAGACCACGCCGCGCGGGGAGAAGGAGAAGCGCGGCGGCGAGGAGTCCCCCCGGGGCTCGCGCTCCGGCCGTCATGCGGAAGGCAAGGGGAGCAAGGCCGCCGAGAAGGAGGCCGCGGCCAAGGCCACCCCCAAGGTGCCGGACATCGCGCGCAAGGTGGTCCAGCGCCTGCTCGGCAGCGCCGCAGGCCCCATCAACCCCTCCCTCATCAAGGAGACCATCGTCCGCAAGGAGCCCGACTTCGACGAGCGGGACCATGGCTTCCCCACCTTCGCCCGCCTGCTGGAGGCCATGGAGCAGGAGGGTATCCTCAAGCGGCAGCAGCAGGGACGGCAGTGGTACGTGGTGTCTCCGGAGACACCCGAGGCCCGGCCCAGCTCCTCGCGCCGCTCGCGGGAGGCCCGGGAGACCAAGCAGGAAGAGGAGGTCGAGGACGAGGAGCTGGAGTCCTATCCGGACCCCGAGGACAGCGAGGGCTGA
- a CDS encoding LLM class flavin-dependent oxidoreductase produces the protein MIPLSVLDLAPIIEGATAADAFRNTLDLAQHAERWGYNRFWLAEHHNMPGIASAATAVVIGHVAGGTQRIRVGSGGIMLPNHAPLMVAEQFGTLASLYPGRIDLGLGRAPGTDQRTSRALRRDMMGTADSFPQDVLELQFYFREAVPNQAVRAVPGAGLNVPLWLLGSSLFSAELAARLGLPFAFASHFAPDLMMDALRVYRSGFQPSEQLSRPYAMLGLNVFAAETDAEAKRLMTSVQLQFINLRRGRPGPLQPPVDSIEAIWSPLEQMGVESALACSVVGSPGTVRRGVEAFIERTGADELITTAQIYDHAARLRSFEILASVTR, from the coding sequence ATGATTCCTCTGTCTGTGCTGGATCTCGCCCCCATCATCGAGGGGGCGACCGCCGCGGATGCCTTCCGCAACACGCTGGATCTGGCGCAGCACGCCGAGCGCTGGGGCTACAACCGCTTCTGGCTGGCCGAGCACCACAACATGCCCGGCATCGCCAGCGCCGCGACGGCGGTGGTGATTGGCCACGTGGCCGGAGGCACCCAGCGCATCCGGGTGGGCTCTGGCGGCATCATGCTGCCCAACCATGCGCCGCTCATGGTGGCCGAGCAGTTCGGCACCCTGGCCTCGCTCTACCCGGGCCGCATCGATCTCGGCCTGGGGCGTGCCCCCGGCACGGATCAACGCACCAGCCGGGCGCTGCGCCGGGACATGATGGGCACCGCGGACTCCTTCCCTCAGGACGTGCTGGAGCTGCAGTTCTACTTCCGCGAGGCCGTGCCGAATCAGGCGGTCCGCGCCGTGCCGGGCGCCGGGCTGAACGTGCCCCTCTGGCTTTTGGGCTCCAGCCTGTTCAGCGCGGAGCTGGCCGCGCGGCTGGGACTGCCCTTCGCGTTCGCCTCCCACTTCGCGCCGGACCTGATGATGGATGCGCTGCGCGTGTACCGCAGCGGCTTCCAGCCCTCGGAGCAGCTCAGCCGCCCCTACGCCATGCTGGGCCTCAACGTCTTCGCCGCGGAGACGGACGCCGAGGCCAAGCGGCTGATGACCTCCGTCCAGCTGCAGTTCATCAACCTGCGCCGGGGCCGCCCGGGGCCCCTCCAGCCGCCTGTCGACAGCATCGAGGCGATCTGGTCGCCCCTGGAGCAGATGGGCGTCGAGAGCGCGCTGGCCTGCTCGGTGGTGGGGTCCCCCGGCACGGTGAGGCGCGGTGTCGAGGCCTTCATCGAGCGCACGGGGGCCGACGAGCTCATCACCACCGCGCAGATCTACGATCACGCGGCGCGCCTGCGCTCCTTCGAGATCCTGGCCTCCGTGACGCGCTGA
- a CDS encoding polymer-forming cytoskeletal protein, giving the protein MRPLSLAPLALSALLALPAFAEDTEAPKGPSPRVVCAIQSKEGSRAVQGTDLVLEAGEKAKDAVAVEGNIIIRKGAEVEDVVAIQGKVTIEAGAVVTGKVVSIGGGIRLRKKAHVQGDLIALGGTLQMDEGATLGGEKVNFNMDFNGKDLIQSFVQGALDEDSGCQLSFDDEDEDEDSKN; this is encoded by the coding sequence ATGCGCCCCCTGTCCCTTGCCCCCCTGGCCCTCTCAGCGCTGCTGGCCCTCCCCGCCTTCGCGGAGGATACCGAAGCGCCCAAGGGCCCCAGCCCTCGCGTGGTGTGCGCCATCCAATCCAAGGAGGGCTCCCGCGCCGTGCAGGGCACGGACCTGGTGCTGGAGGCCGGGGAGAAGGCGAAGGACGCGGTGGCCGTCGAGGGGAACATCATCATCCGCAAGGGCGCGGAGGTGGAGGACGTGGTGGCCATCCAGGGCAAGGTCACCATCGAGGCGGGCGCGGTGGTGACGGGGAAGGTCGTCTCCATCGGCGGAGGCATCCGCCTGCGGAAGAAGGCGCACGTGCAGGGAGATCTCATCGCGCTCGGGGGGACGCTCCAGATGGACGAGGGCGCCACGCTCGGCGGGGAGAAGGTGAACTTCAACATGGACTTCAACGGCAAGGATCTCATCCAGAGCTTCGTTCAGGGCGCCCTCGACGAGGACTCGGGCTGCCAGCTGTCCTTTGATGACGAAGACGAGGACGAGGACAGCAAGAACTAG